In the Sandaracinus amylolyticus genome, CACAGCCCGCGGTTCTCGCTGCGCGGGTTCTGCGCCGCGAACGAGATGAAGAAGAGGCACAGCAGATACTGCATGAACGTCGCGACGAAGAGGCTCCAGTGGATGAGGCTCACGTGCTCGGGCGGCGAGGGCACCGCGAACGCGGCGAGCGCGGAGACCGCGAACGTCACGATGACCACGGCCATCACGATGCCGAGCACGAGGCGCGCGCTGCGGCTCCATCGGGTGATCGACTCGTTGCGCGTGGTGCGCGGCGCATGAGCAGGAACGGTCCGAGTTTCCACGTGTCCTCCGCGAGACGTCGGAAAAGCAGTCGACCGGACCGAGTTGCAGAGGGGGTGCCACGCGAATCGCGCGCGATGCTTCCGGCGGAAGACGTGCGAAGTGAGGCGCGTGGCCTCGCTCGGATCGGGCGTGAGGGGGCATCGTGCTTGCTCCGAGCACGCCTCGATGTGGCGCCGCGTGCGCACCGGGATCGGCGAGGGCGTGCGCGGCGCGGCGCGCGCGTTCTTCGGCGTCGTGCGCGAGGCGGTCGAGTCGTTCCACCGCCACCGCGGCAGCCTGCTCGGCGCGGCGCTCGCGTTCTACACGCTGCTCTCGATCGCGCCCTTGCTGGTGGTCGCGGTCGCGATCGCCGGCATCGTCTTCGGCGAGGGCAACGCGCGCATGCAGCTGATGCGCGTGATCGAAGGGTTCGCCGGAGAGCGCGGCGCGGCGATGGTGGGCGCGTGGACCGACGAGGCGCGCGCGGCGAGCTCGGAGGCGACGGTGATCGGCCTCGTGCTCTTCGCGGCCGGTGCGTCGCGCGTGTTCGCGCAGCTCGAGTCGACGCTCGACGCGGTGTGGGACGTGCCGGTGCGGGAGCACGAGACGGTGCGCGGCGCGGTGCGCTGGATGATCGGACGGCGCGTGGTCTCGTTCGTCCTGGTGCTCGGCTTCGGGTTCGTCATCGCGGGCTCGCTCGTCGCGCAGACGGTGCTCGATCTGATCACGGTCTCGCTCGCGGATCGCGGGATCGCGGTGCACCTCGCGCTGCGCGGCGCGCACGCGCTGTTCTCGATCGGCGTGCTCACGCTCGCGTTCGCGCTCGCGTTCCGGCGCGCCCCGCATCGCCACGTCGAGCTGCACGAGACGTGGATCGGCGCGCTGGTCACGGCGCTGCTCTTCAGCGTCGGCAACGCCATGCTGAGCGCGTACTTCGCGCGGGTCGACATCGGCGCCGCGTACGGCGCGGCGGGCTCGGTGATCGCGGTGCTGCTCTGGCTCTCGTTCTCCGGGCAGATCCTGGTGTTCGGCGCGGAGCTCACGCGCGTGGTGGCGATGCGCGGAGGGCGCGTGCGCGCGACCAAGCGCGCGCCGCCGTGGGTCGCGGAGGAAGCTGCGGCGGACGTGCTCCCGCGCGCA is a window encoding:
- a CDS encoding YihY/virulence factor BrkB family protein, whose protein sequence is MWRRVRTGIGEGVRGAARAFFGVVREAVESFHRHRGSLLGAALAFYTLLSIAPLLVVAVAIAGIVFGEGNARMQLMRVIEGFAGERGAAMVGAWTDEARAASSEATVIGLVLFAAGASRVFAQLESTLDAVWDVPVREHETVRGAVRWMIGRRVVSFVLVLGFGFVIAGSLVAQTVLDLITVSLADRGIAVHLALRGAHALFSIGVLTLAFALAFRRAPHRHVELHETWIGALVTALLFSVGNAMLSAYFARVDIGAAYGAAGSVIAVLLWLSFSGQILVFGAELTRVVAMRGGRVRATKRAPPWVAEEAAADVLPRARPRRGASPSVASPVLGTGRRTT